In one window of Arachis ipaensis cultivar K30076 chromosome B06, Araip1.1, whole genome shotgun sequence DNA:
- the LOC107645826 gene encoding rosmarinate synthase — MASITTSHSPSLSVTLHSKLTAVSSEPTGSGKTHHELSALDRAMAQHTLHMVFYYRDQDELFGLYDLDSWRESLSTVLTMYPTMTGRLLLEQGHDGNWQVRCNDAGVRVVKGSVDGTLSEWLNSATASQEKLLASWNHMPIDPTTWSPFRIQVSNFKEGGVAIGISCSHMLADLTCLASFIKSWTLVHRNLPITNPPSFTPLPFSPSPQPLSNGHAKPPPPQQAKDMANATFKFSSSTMQQCLSNIHDICPNATPFDFLCALFWTRISHLKPLKNNDQTHSLSICIDFRKKLLKEPIPFGYFGNALHFTMLSLEGEDLGSVVSAVNRHLAGIEEEEIRCAIERLGSSNRCMYGEELTCVCMESLPYEAKFSDNEKPVHVSCHVGNVAGKGLIMVMPSCEEGLARTVTVMLPHEELAELIKDEAILQLDPTTLLSDI, encoded by the exons ATGGCGAGCATTACTACTTCTCATTCTCCATCGTTGAGTGTGACCTTGCACTCCAAGCTCACAGCAGTATCAAGTGAACCAACCGGGTCGGGTAAGACCCATCATGAGCTTTCCGCATTGGACCGTGCCATGGCTCAACACACGCTCCATATGGTTTTCTATTATAGGGACCAGGATGAGTTGTTTGGGTTATATGACTTGGATTCGTGGAGGGAATCATTGTCTACGGTTCTTACCATGTACCCCACAATGACGGGTAGGTTGTTGTTGGAGCAGGGGCATGATGGTAATTGGCAAGTTAGGTGCAACGATGCGGGTGTTAGGGTGGTTAAGGGCAGCGTGGATGGCACCCTCAGTGAGTGGCTTAATTCTGCAACTGCTTCCCAAGAGAAGCTTCTTGCGTCTTGGAACCATATGCCTATTGATCCTACCACCTGGTCTCCCTTTCGAATTCAG GTAAGCAATTTCAAAGAAGGAGGTGTTGCAATAGGAATAAGTTGCAGTCACATGCTTGCTGATCTAACTTGCTTAGCATCATTCATCAAATCATGGACACTAGTACACCGAAACTTACCCATTACCAACCCTCCTTCCTTCACTCCACTCCCTTTTTCGCCGTCGCCGCAGCCACTTTCAAACGGCCATGCTAAGCCGCCACCTCCGCAGCAAGCAAAAGACATGGCCAACGCCACTTTCAAGTTTTCCAGTTCAACAATGCAACAGTGCCTATCCAATATCCATGACATTTGCCCCAATGCCACCCCATTTGATTTTCTTTGTGCATTGTTTTGGACTAGAATCTCTCACTTGAAGCCATTGAAAAACAATGATCAAACTCACTCTCTATCCATTTGCATAGATTTCAGAAAGAAGCTTCTTAAAGAACCAATCCCTTTTGGTTACTTTGGAAATGCTCTGCATTTCACAATGCTTTCTCTTGAAGGTGAAGATTTAGGAAGTGTAGTTAGTGCAGTGAATAGGCACTTGGCAGGGATTGAAGAAGAGGAGATACGGTGTGCCATAGAACGGTTAGGATCATCGAATCGTTGCATGTATGGCGAAGAATTAACCTGTGTTTGCATGGAATCTCTGCCATATGAAGCAAAGTTTAGTGATAACGAGAAGCCGGTTCATGTTTCATGCCATGTAGGAAATGTGGCTGGGAAAGGTTTGATCATGGTGATGCCTTCTTGTGAAGAAGGGCTTGCAAGAACTGTGACAGTTATGCTGCCACATGAAGAGCTTGCTGAATTAATCAAAGATGAAGCTATATTACAGTTGGATCCAACTACTTTGCTTTctgatatataa
- the LOC107645827 gene encoding probable aldo-keto reductase 1 isoform X2: MGLTGVYNDPVPEEVGISIIKYAFNKGITFFDTSDFYGPHTNELLVGKAIKEIPRDKIQIATKFGIVKMEPNNVIVNGRPEYVRSCCEGSLQRLGVDYIDLYYQHRIDTTVPIEDTMGELKKLVEEGKIRYIGLSEASANTIRRAHAVHPITALQLEWSLWTREIEQDIVPLCRELGIGIVPYSPLGRGFFGGKGVIESIPADSFLAIQPRLQGENFDKNKMVYSKIENLAEKHGCKSSQLALAWINHQGDDVVPIPGTTKTKNLDINLGSLEVKLSRDDLNKIGELISEVTGERTTDAFVRCSWKFADTPSKPT; this comes from the exons ATGGGGCTAACCGGAGTATATAATGATCCTGTTCCTGAAGAGGTTGGCATCTCAATAATCAAGTATGCATTCAACAAAGGCATCACCTTCTTTGACACTTCTGATTTTTATGGACCCCATACCAACGAACTTCTTGTCGGAAAG GCGATTAAGGAGATACCTCGTGATAAAATTCAGATAGCCACCAAATTTGGAATTGTGAAAATGGAACCTAACAATGTCATAGTAAATGGTAGACCTGAATATGTTAGATCATGCTGTGAGGGTAGCCTTCAGAGACTTGGTGTAGATTACATTGATCTCTATTATCAGCACCGTATTGACACCACAGTACCCATCGAGGACACT ATGGGAGAGCTGAAGAAGCTGGTGGAAGAGGGAAAAATAAGGTACATTGGTTTATCAGAAGCAAGTGCTAACACAATTAGAAGGGCACACGCTGTTCATCCCATCACTGCTCTTCAATTGGAGTGGTCCCTTTGGACTCGCGAGATTGAACAAGACATCGTTCCACTTTGCAG GGAGTTAGGAATTGGGATAGTACCATATAGTCCCCTTGGGCGTGGATTCTTTGGTGGCAAGGGTGTCATAGAAAGCATACCTGCAGACAGTTTTCTG GCAATTCAGCCAAGGCTACAAGGAGAAAACTTTGACAAGAACAAGATGGTATACTCCAAGATAGAGAATTTGGCAGAGAAACATGGATGCAAATCTTCACAGCTTGCTCTTGCATGGATTAATCATCAGGGCGATGACGTCGTGCCAATCCCTG gaacaacaaagacaaagaatCTTGACATCAATTTGGGTTCCCTTGAAGTGAAGCTCAGCAGAGATGATCTGAATAAGATTGGAGAACTAATTTCTGAGGTAACAGGGGAACGAACCACTGATGCCTTTGTTAGATGCTCATGGAAGTTTGCTGATACCCCATCAAAGCCAACCTAG
- the LOC107645827 gene encoding probable aldo-keto reductase 1 isoform X1: MGHVPRVKLGSQGLEVSKLGFGCMGLTGVYNDPVPEEVGISIIKYAFNKGITFFDTSDFYGPHTNELLVGKAIKEIPRDKIQIATKFGIVKMEPNNVIVNGRPEYVRSCCEGSLQRLGVDYIDLYYQHRIDTTVPIEDTMGELKKLVEEGKIRYIGLSEASANTIRRAHAVHPITALQLEWSLWTREIEQDIVPLCRELGIGIVPYSPLGRGFFGGKGVIESIPADSFLAIQPRLQGENFDKNKMVYSKIENLAEKHGCKSSQLALAWINHQGDDVVPIPGTTKTKNLDINLGSLEVKLSRDDLNKIGELISEVTGERTTDAFVRCSWKFADTPSKPT; the protein is encoded by the exons ATGGGACATGTTCCTAGAGTGAAGCTTGGAAGCCAAGGCCTTGAG GTGTCTAAATTGGGATTTGGGTGTATGGGGCTAACCGGAGTATATAATGATCCTGTTCCTGAAGAGGTTGGCATCTCAATAATCAAGTATGCATTCAACAAAGGCATCACCTTCTTTGACACTTCTGATTTTTATGGACCCCATACCAACGAACTTCTTGTCGGAAAG GCGATTAAGGAGATACCTCGTGATAAAATTCAGATAGCCACCAAATTTGGAATTGTGAAAATGGAACCTAACAATGTCATAGTAAATGGTAGACCTGAATATGTTAGATCATGCTGTGAGGGTAGCCTTCAGAGACTTGGTGTAGATTACATTGATCTCTATTATCAGCACCGTATTGACACCACAGTACCCATCGAGGACACT ATGGGAGAGCTGAAGAAGCTGGTGGAAGAGGGAAAAATAAGGTACATTGGTTTATCAGAAGCAAGTGCTAACACAATTAGAAGGGCACACGCTGTTCATCCCATCACTGCTCTTCAATTGGAGTGGTCCCTTTGGACTCGCGAGATTGAACAAGACATCGTTCCACTTTGCAG GGAGTTAGGAATTGGGATAGTACCATATAGTCCCCTTGGGCGTGGATTCTTTGGTGGCAAGGGTGTCATAGAAAGCATACCTGCAGACAGTTTTCTG GCAATTCAGCCAAGGCTACAAGGAGAAAACTTTGACAAGAACAAGATGGTATACTCCAAGATAGAGAATTTGGCAGAGAAACATGGATGCAAATCTTCACAGCTTGCTCTTGCATGGATTAATCATCAGGGCGATGACGTCGTGCCAATCCCTG gaacaacaaagacaaagaatCTTGACATCAATTTGGGTTCCCTTGAAGTGAAGCTCAGCAGAGATGATCTGAATAAGATTGGAGAACTAATTTCTGAGGTAACAGGGGAACGAACCACTGATGCCTTTGTTAGATGCTCATGGAAGTTTGCTGATACCCCATCAAAGCCAACCTAG
- the LOC107645825 gene encoding probable aldo-keto reductase 1 — protein MAEVPRVKLGPQGLEVSKIGFGCMGLTGVYNDPVPEEVGISIIKYAFSKGITFFDTADFYGAHANEVLVGKALKELPRDKVQIATKFGIVKMDMASNTVVVNGTPEYVRSCCEGSLQRLGVDYIDLYYQHRVDTTVPIEDTMGELKKLVEEGKVKHIGLSEASPDTIRRAHAVHPITAVQLEWSLWTREIEQDIVPLCRELGIAIVPYSPLGRGFFGGKGVTESIPANSFLAYQPRIRGENLDKNKILYSKLEKLAERHGCKPSQLALAWILNQGDDVVPIPGTTKTTNLDTNIGSLEVKLKEDDLKEITDAVPMSEVAGDRTTAAFVKCSWKFADTPPKRS, from the exons ATGGCAGAAGTTCCTAGAGTCAAGCTTGGACCCCAAGGTCTTGAG GTTTCTAAGATAGGATTCGGATGTATGGGATTAACTGGTGTGTACAATGATCCTGTTCCTGAAGAAGTTGGCATCTCAATAATCAAGTATGCATTCAGCAAAGGAATCACTTTTTTTGACACTGCTGATTTCTATGGTGCCCATGCCAATGAAGTTCTTGTCGGAAAG GCTCTTAAGGAGTTACCTCGTGATAAAGTTCAGATTGCCACCAAATTTGGTATTGTCAAAATGGATATGGCTTCTAACACTGTTGTAGTCAATGGTACCCCTGAATATGTTAGATCTTGTTGTGAGGGTAGCCTTCAGCGCCTCGGTGTTGATTACATTGATCTCTATTATCAGCACCGTGTCGACACCACGGTCCCCATTGAGGACACT ATGGGGGAGCTTAAGAAGCTGGTGGAAGAGGGCAaagtaaagcatatagggttaTCTGAAGCAAGTCCTGATACTATTCGGAGGGCGCATGCTGTTCATCCTATTACAGCCGTGCAATTGGAGTGGTCGCTTTGGACTCGCGAAATTGAACAAGATATTGTTCCACTTTGCAG ggaattaggaattgcGATAGTGCCATACAGCCCGCTTGGCCGTGGATTTTTCGGTGGTAAGGGTGTCACAGAAAGTATACCAGCAAACAGTTTTCTG GCATACCAGCCAAGGATTCGAGGGGAAAACTTAGACAAGAACAAGATCTTGTATTCTAAGTTGGAAAAACTGGCAGAGAGACATGGATGTAAGCCTTCACAACTTGCTCTAGCATGGATCCTTAATCAAGGGGACGATGTTGTACCTATCCCTG GAACAACTAAGACAACAAATCTTGACACTAACATCGGTTCGCTCGAAGTGAAGCTCAAGGAAGACGATTTGAAGGAGATTACAGATGCTGTACCAATGTCCGAGGTGGCAGGCGATCGGACCACTGCAGCTTTCGTTAAATGCTCATGGAAGTTTGCTGATACTCCACCAAAACGGAGCTAG
- the LOC107645822 gene encoding probable aldo-keto reductase 1, producing MAEAGSESVSIPRVNLGSQGLQVSKLGFGCMGLTGAYNDPLPEQEAISVIKHAFTQGITFFDTADVYGSNHANELLLAKALKQLPRDKIQLATKFGISKTTFSDRQIKGTPDYVRSCCEASLKRLDVQYIDLYYQHRVDTSVPIEQTMGELKKLVEEGKVKYIGLSEASPDTIRRAHAVHPITAVQLEWSLWTRDIEDEVIPLCRELGIGIVPYSPLGRGFFGGKGVVETVPSVSTLSGHPRYQAENIEKNKRIYEKIESLAQKHRCTTPQLALAWVLQQGNDVVPIPGTTKIKNLDQNIGALSVKLSENDLREISEAVPIDDVAGVRHYDEGHAKFSWKSANTPPNDSSVST from the exons ATGGCAGAAGCAGGGAGTGAGAGCGTTTCCATTCCTCGCGTGAACCTTGGTTCCCAAGGCCTTCAA GTTTCAAAGTTGGGGTTTGGGTGTATGGGGCTCACTGGAGCTTACAACGATCCTCTCCCGGAACAAGAAGCCATATCAGTTATTAAGCATGCTTTCACTCAAGGCATCACTTTTTTCGATACTGCTGATGTCTATGGTTCTAATCATGCTAACGAACTCTTGCTCGCCAAG GCTTTGAAGCAATTGCCCAGGGACAAGATACAGCTAGCAACAAAATTTGGCATTTCAAAAACAACCTTCTCTGATAGGCAGATCAAGGGTACACCAGACTATGTGCGCTCATGTTGTGAAGCTAGCTTGAAACGTCTTGATGTTCAATACATTGATCTCTATTATCAACATAGAGTCGACACATCGGTGCCTATAGAGCAAACA ATGGGTGAACTTAAGAAACTGGTTGAGGAAGGGAAAGTGAAGTATATAGGGCTATCTGAAGCCAGCCCTGATACTATAAGGAGAGCGCATGCTGTTCATCCTATTACAGCAGTTCAGTTAGAGTGGTCTCTTTGGACTCGAGACATCGAGGACGAAGTAATCCCTCTTTGCAG GGAACTTGGCATTGGAATTGTGCCTTATAGCCCTCTTGGTCGTGGCTTTTTTGGCGGCAAGGGAGTTGTGGAAACTGTGCCTTCTGTTAGCACCTTG AGTGGTCATCCCCGGTACCAAGCAGAGAACATAGAGAAGAACAAAAGGATATATGAGAAAATAGAAAGCCTTGCACAGAAGCATCGGTGCACTACTCCTCAGTTGGCATTAGCATGGGTACTCCAACAAGGCAATGATGTTGTGCCTATTCCTG GAACTACTAAAATCAAGAACCTGGATCAAAACATAGGTGCCTTGTCGGTAAAACTTAGTGAGAACGACCTAAGGGAAATTTCAGAAGCAGTTCCGATTGATGATGTAGCAGGAGTTAGGCACTACGATGAAGGGCATGCTAAATTTTCTTGGAAGTCTGCTAACACACCTCCAAATGATTCAAGTGTCTCAACTTGA
- the LOC107645823 gene encoding probable aldo-keto reductase 1, protein MAEAESESIHIPRVNLGCQGLQVSKLGFGCMGLTGAYNDPLPEQEAISVIKHAFTQGITFFDTADIYGSNHANELLLAKALKQLPRNKIQLATKFGVSKPTVSDVQIKGTPDYVRSCCEASLKRLGVEYIDLYYQHRVDTSVPIEQTMGELKKLVEEGKVKYIGLSEASPDTIRRAHAVHPITAVQLEWSLWTRDIEDEVIPLCRELGIGIVPYSPLGRGFFGGKGVVETVPSVRTLSGHPRFQAENIEKNKKIYERIESLAKKYECTTPQLALAWVLQQGNDVVPIPGTTKMKNLDQNIGALLVELSENDLKEISEAVPIDDVAGDRHYSEGTAKFTWKFANTPPNDSSVST, encoded by the exons ATGGCAGAAGCAGAGAGTGAGAGCATCCACATTCCTCGCGTCAACCTTGGTTGCCAAGGCCTTCAA GTTTCAAAGTTGGGGTTTGGATGTATGGGGCTCACTGGAGCTTACAACGATCCTCTCCCCGAACAAGAAGCCATATCAGTCATTAAGCATGCTTTCACTCAAGGCATCACCTTTTTCGATACTGCTGATATCTATGGTTCTAATCATGCTAACGAACTCTTGCTCGCCAAG GCTTTGAAGCAATTGCCTAGGAACAAGATACAGCTAGCAACAAAATTTGGCGTTTCAAAACCAACCGTCTCTGATGTGCAGATCAAGGGTACACCAGACTATGTGCGCTCATGTTGTGAAGCTAGCTTGAAACGTCTTGGTGTTGAATACATTGATCTCTATTATCAGCATAGAGTCGACACATCAGTGCCTATAGAGCAAACA ATGGGTGAACTTAAGAAACTGGTTGAGGAGGGGAAAGTGAAGTATATAGGGTTATCTGAAGCCAGCCCTGATACTATAAGGAGAGCGCATGCTGTTCATCCTATTACCGCAGTTCAGTTAGAGTGGTCTCTTTGGACTAGAGACATCGAAGACGAAGTAATCCCTCTTTGCAG GGAACTTGGTATTGGAATTGTGCCTTATAGCCCTCTTGGTCGTGGCTTTTTTGGCGGCAAGGGAGTTGTGGAAACTGTGCCTTCTGTTAGGACCTTG AGCGGTCATCCCCGTTTCCAGGCAGAGAACATagagaagaacaagaagataTATGAAAGAATAGAAAGCCTTGCAAAGAAGTATGAGTGTACCACTCCTCAGTTGGCATTAGCATGGGTACTCCAACAAGGCAATGATGTTGTGCCTATTCCTG GAACTACTAAAATGAAGAACCTGGATCAAAACATAGGTGCCTTGTTGGTTGAACTTAGTGAGAACGACCTAAAGGAAATTTCGGAAGCAGTTCCGATTGATGATGTAGCAGGAGATAGGCACTACAGTGAAGGGACTGCTAAATTTACTTGGAAGTTTGCTAACACACCTCCAAATGATTCAAGTGTCTCAACTTGA